A part of Myxococcus landrumus genomic DNA contains:
- a CDS encoding MFS transporter has translation MSSTSTIPEALPSSESRSDRFPMSGLLALGMAAFITVLTEALPAGLLTRMSIDLGVSEAMAGQLVTLYALGTLVTAIPLTAATQSWRRRPLLLVAILGFSVVNTVTAMSTNFILTLAARFLAGVFAGLLWSLVAGYAVRMVPEHQKGRAMAVVMAGIPVALSLGIPAGTFLGAALGWRFTFGIMSMLTFVLVGWVLAKVPDFPGQRADQQLSLLKVSTLPGIPSVLFVTLAYVLAHNTLYTYIAPFVANAGLAGQLDRVLLVFGLAALVSIWGVGVWIDRWLRELVLVSTALFALVSVALGLWGGIPAVVYVGVGAWGLAFGGVATLFQTASAKTAGEAADVAQSMLVTAWNIAIAGGGVIGGVLLETLGVTSFPWLLVGLLLFTGGVAWRAKHHGFAPASPR, from the coding sequence ATGAGCTCCACCTCCACGATTCCCGAAGCGCTCCCTTCCTCCGAGTCCCGTTCGGACCGCTTCCCCATGTCCGGGCTGCTCGCGCTGGGCATGGCGGCCTTCATCACCGTCCTCACCGAGGCGCTCCCCGCGGGCCTGCTGACGCGCATGAGCATCGACCTGGGCGTCTCCGAGGCGATGGCGGGGCAGCTCGTCACGCTCTACGCCCTGGGCACGCTGGTGACGGCGATTCCGCTCACGGCGGCCACCCAGTCCTGGCGGCGGCGTCCGCTGCTGCTCGTCGCCATCCTCGGCTTCTCCGTCGTCAACACCGTCACCGCGATGTCCACGAACTTCATCCTGACGCTGGCGGCGCGGTTCCTCGCGGGGGTGTTCGCGGGGCTCCTGTGGTCGCTGGTCGCGGGCTACGCGGTCCGCATGGTGCCCGAGCACCAGAAGGGTCGAGCCATGGCCGTCGTCATGGCAGGCATCCCCGTCGCGCTGTCGCTGGGCATTCCGGCGGGCACTTTCCTGGGCGCGGCCCTGGGCTGGCGCTTCACCTTTGGCATCATGAGCATGCTCACCTTCGTCCTCGTGGGCTGGGTGCTCGCCAAGGTGCCGGACTTCCCCGGGCAGCGCGCGGACCAGCAGCTGTCGCTCCTGAAGGTGTCCACGCTGCCGGGAATCCCCTCGGTGCTTTTCGTCACGCTGGCGTATGTGCTCGCGCACAACACGCTCTACACGTACATCGCGCCCTTCGTCGCGAACGCGGGACTCGCGGGCCAGCTCGACCGGGTGTTGCTCGTCTTCGGCCTGGCCGCCCTGGTCTCCATCTGGGGCGTGGGCGTGTGGATTGACCGCTGGCTGCGGGAGCTGGTGCTCGTGAGCACCGCGTTGTTCGCGCTGGTGTCCGTGGCCCTGGGACTGTGGGGTGGCATTCCCGCCGTGGTCTACGTGGGCGTGGGCGCGTGGGGGCTCGCGTTTGGAGGCGTGGCCACGCTCTTCCAGACGGCCTCCGCGAAGACGGCGGGAGAGGCCGCCGACGTCGCGCAGTCCATGCTCGTCACCGCGTGGAACATCGCCATCGCGGGAGGGGGCGTCATCGGCGGCGTGCTGCTCGAGACGCTGGGGGTGACGTCGTTCCCGTGGCTGCTGGTGGGGCTCCTGCTCTTCACGGGCGGGGTGGCCTGGAGGGCGAAGCACCACGGCTTCGCCCCCGCGTCGCCACGCTGA
- a CDS encoding DUF1266 domain-containing protein — translation MNGNHIILLVVVLGIALYWLPKILFFVRTLKSFLTNPKVNLPPQQLFGILLGAVNAEQITAYWNSLETGVPTMRLRTGLSEWWGVYNGQTAAAQVEKLLSAGHRVAFDAALGQLANVSPEQWEQVAKSGGEALSNLGASLASLKEDKTTFTAEDLARGTLAWDLGRAVVVTRMSYDLKFLDESQAWAFIARASEQARAQFSSWEQWGKSYLLGRAMWNSSEDGMLSGLASITADCQATPDGPWTKLAWQTESAQGSGHASKVGT, via the coding sequence ATGAACGGGAATCACATCATTCTGTTGGTCGTCGTGTTGGGCATCGCGCTTTACTGGCTTCCGAAGATTCTGTTCTTTGTGCGGACCCTCAAGTCGTTCCTGACGAACCCCAAGGTGAACCTGCCGCCGCAGCAACTCTTCGGCATCTTGCTGGGCGCCGTGAATGCAGAGCAGATCACCGCCTACTGGAATTCGCTGGAGACCGGCGTGCCGACGATGCGGCTCCGGACGGGGCTCAGCGAGTGGTGGGGCGTCTACAACGGGCAAACCGCGGCGGCCCAGGTGGAGAAGCTCTTGAGCGCGGGCCACCGTGTGGCTTTTGACGCGGCTCTGGGCCAGTTGGCGAATGTGTCTCCCGAACAGTGGGAGCAGGTCGCGAAGTCCGGCGGCGAAGCGCTGAGCAATCTGGGCGCGAGCCTGGCTTCGTTGAAGGAAGACAAGACCACTTTCACCGCTGAAGATCTGGCGCGAGGCACGCTGGCGTGGGACCTGGGCCGGGCAGTGGTGGTCACGCGCATGAGCTACGACCTCAAGTTCCTGGACGAGAGCCAGGCGTGGGCCTTCATCGCGCGCGCTTCGGAGCAGGCTCGGGCCCAGTTCTCCTCGTGGGAGCAGTGGGGCAAGAGCTACCTGTTGGGCCGCGCCATGTGGAACAGCTCCGAGGACGGAATGCTCAGCGGCCTCGCGTCCATCACCGCGGACTGCCAGGCGACTCCGGATGGTCCGTGGACGAAGCTCGCCTGGCAGACGGAGAGCGCGCAAGGCTCAGGGCACGCCTCCAAGGTTGGAACGTAA
- a CDS encoding DUF417 family protein: protein MSARALSTAGDPSLTRIESLLRLAAQADRIGMNVLRAGLVVVLVWIGALKVAEYEADGIVPFVANSPVMSFVYSYDAPDYRQYLNAEGALVPVNRAWHEANGTYGFSYLLGGVIVLFGLLIAAHWWRPMFGVIGGFLVMGMSVVTLTFLVTTPESWVPALGDAHHGFPWLSGRGRLVVKDAIMLGAAIVTMADSARSWLVQHKPQPAEGLPRAA from the coding sequence GTGAGCGCACGAGCGCTCTCCACTGCAGGAGATCCATCTTTGACCCGTATCGAATCGCTCCTCCGTCTCGCCGCTCAAGCCGACCGCATCGGAATGAACGTCCTTCGAGCTGGACTGGTCGTCGTCCTCGTCTGGATTGGCGCGCTCAAGGTCGCCGAGTACGAAGCCGATGGCATCGTCCCGTTCGTGGCCAACAGCCCGGTGATGAGCTTCGTCTATTCGTACGACGCGCCCGACTACCGGCAGTATCTGAACGCTGAAGGCGCGCTCGTTCCCGTCAACCGCGCGTGGCACGAGGCGAACGGGACCTATGGGTTCTCCTACCTGCTCGGTGGAGTCATCGTGCTCTTCGGCCTGCTCATCGCCGCCCATTGGTGGCGTCCGATGTTCGGCGTGATTGGCGGCTTCCTCGTGATGGGCATGTCGGTGGTGACGCTCACTTTTCTCGTCACCACGCCTGAGAGCTGGGTTCCGGCGCTTGGCGATGCCCACCACGGCTTTCCATGGCTGAGCGGACGCGGCCGACTGGTGGTCAAGGATGCCATCATGCTGGGCGCCGCAATCGTCACCATGGCCGATTCCGCGCGGAGCTGGCTGGTGCAGCACAAGCCTCAGCCTGCCGAGGGGCTCCCACGCGCCGCCTGA
- the nth gene encoding endonuclease III encodes MKPAEKAALLLERLRTKYPDARYELNWSTPYELLVATILAAQCTDERVNRVTAVVFPKYPGPRAIADADTAELEEDLKPTGFFKQKTKTVQAMSRALLEDFHGEVPRTIEELVKLPGVARKTANVVLNTAFDIASGIIVDTHVARVSQRLGLTKHDKPEAIEQDLMKLVPQDAWTFFGPATVLHGRYTCVAKKPKCDECLVKDICPRIGV; translated from the coding sequence ATGAAACCCGCTGAGAAAGCCGCCCTCCTCCTCGAGCGTCTGCGCACGAAGTACCCGGACGCACGCTACGAGCTCAACTGGTCCACCCCCTACGAGCTGCTCGTCGCCACCATCCTCGCCGCCCAGTGCACGGACGAGCGCGTCAACCGCGTCACCGCCGTCGTCTTCCCCAAGTACCCGGGCCCTCGGGCCATCGCGGACGCGGACACCGCCGAGTTGGAGGAAGACCTCAAGCCCACTGGCTTCTTCAAGCAGAAGACCAAGACGGTGCAGGCCATGAGCCGCGCGCTGCTCGAGGACTTCCACGGCGAGGTCCCCCGCACCATCGAGGAGCTGGTGAAGCTCCCCGGCGTCGCGCGCAAGACGGCCAACGTCGTCCTCAACACCGCCTTCGACATCGCCTCCGGCATCATCGTCGACACCCACGTCGCCCGCGTCAGTCAGCGCCTGGGCCTGACGAAGCACGACAAACCCGAGGCCATCGAGCAGGACTTGATGAAGCTGGTGCCCCAGGACGCGTGGACCTTCTTCGGCCCCGCCACCGTCCTGCACGGCCGCTACACGTGCGTCGCCAAGAAGCCGAAGTGCGACGAGTGCCTCGTGAAAGACATCTGCCCACGCATCGGCGTATAG
- a CDS encoding RNA polymerase sigma factor: MQRNDEKGFFSWVTRLVRDHRGALATVARNEGLLADDALDAVQDAFATFLRLPHARKLAYEEDDSRNLLMILVRNHARNRRRRHELARPHLSDSAVIELLADDQTSVDSLIEEAEAHVLAFQCVEKLAMVQRQVVTLRLLEDLPGVRVADLLGTTPGHVAVILHRAKRELRACMAEESAQAARGSPSAG, from the coding sequence ATGCAGCGCAACGACGAGAAAGGGTTCTTCTCCTGGGTCACCCGGCTGGTGCGCGACCATCGAGGCGCACTCGCGACGGTGGCTCGAAACGAGGGTCTGCTCGCGGACGACGCACTCGACGCCGTCCAGGATGCCTTCGCGACCTTCCTCCGTCTGCCCCATGCGCGGAAGCTGGCATACGAGGAGGACGACAGCCGCAACCTCCTCATGATCCTCGTGCGAAACCACGCGCGGAACAGGCGGCGGCGCCACGAACTCGCGCGACCGCATCTCAGTGACAGCGCAGTAATCGAACTCCTGGCCGACGACCAAACGAGCGTCGATTCGCTCATCGAAGAGGCCGAGGCGCATGTGCTCGCCTTCCAATGCGTGGAGAAGCTCGCCATGGTGCAGCGTCAGGTGGTGACACTGCGTCTGCTCGAGGATCTGCCGGGAGTCCGCGTGGCGGACCTCCTGGGCACCACACCTGGCCACGTGGCCGTGATCCTCCACCGCGCGAAGCGTGAGCTCCGCGCGTGCATGGCGGAGGAGTCCGCTCAGGCGGCGCGTGGGAGCCCCTCGGCAGGCTGA
- a CDS encoding RCC1 domain-containing protein: protein MAAGQEHSLVIRPDGSVWATGSNLYGQLGDGTLIDRAQFVRVQGLTHVIAVAAGLSHSLALRADGSVWAWGSNASGQLGNDSGEDSAVPTQVPGLSGVTTLGAGAEHSLAARSDGTLWAWGANGDGQLGNGSVTSRTAPVKVGTSLGNVVALAGGSSHSMALRADGIVYAWGAGTSGQLGNGSTARRLAPIQISGLTNVSAIAAGDSHSLAILANGAIRAWGNNAYGQLGDGSNTNRLSPVPVATQSSWTSIASGLTSSIAVRSDGTVWAWGFNAYGQLGDGTRVDRTLPVQVSGLNQGRMVAMGSTHTLALLSSGRVQSWGGNFFGQLGSGTQVDRTTPGSTNVQSGRTKVAPGGISGYSAFTLFLRPDGTVWASGSNREGQLGNGTTNDSAIPVPTTGLSNVVDIAATNSTSVAALSDGSVWTWGGPDATPLLPQKLSGLGNVVAVAAEEWALYALKVDGTVWTWSIHEPGKAPLQVPGLSGVVMIESGVSHTLALRADGSVWAWGSNANGQLGDGTTTSRTIPVQVGGMSNIVAISGGSYYSLALRGDGTVWSWGANGNGALGDGTRTDRHTPVQVIGLAGATAISAGQSPSMALTDEGSVWVWGDGFLGDGSQSGVNQPLRLEGVSEIIAVTAGRGYSFVQRADGTLLAWGANRDGQLGNGDSDRRETPYRLPTLTHVVDLAAAESNSVALRSDGTVWAWGAGNQWSHVPKQIAGLSHVVDVTAGDCHFMALRSDGTVWTWGATPCGSDFENHGQMGNGTRLYHDTPEPVPGLSRVMAIASGKYHSLALRGDGTVWGWGYNISGTLGDGTTLDRLSPVQIPGLHNVISITAAYTNSLALDATGRVWAWGDNQGGILGTGQSTSEYLSPVLLPSLTGVVELASGDWHHLARRSDGTLWAWGSNTRGSVGSNSPLRVVSTPVQVMGSVRSMGAGGGSSYATRSDGTLWAWGDNDFGQLGDASTTNRFGPVHVSGPIDVVNSAAGRDHALHQASDGTVWVSGDNIFGQRGDGAPSAQESRPVPVLLPQ, encoded by the coding sequence ATGGCGGCTGGGCAAGAGCATTCCCTTGTCATTCGTCCTGATGGCTCAGTCTGGGCCACGGGCTCCAACCTCTATGGCCAACTCGGGGATGGGACCCTGATTGACCGGGCACAGTTCGTCCGGGTCCAGGGATTGACGCATGTGATCGCCGTCGCAGCCGGGCTTTCCCACTCGTTGGCGCTGCGTGCGGACGGCTCTGTGTGGGCCTGGGGCTCCAATGCCTCAGGCCAGCTGGGCAACGACTCTGGCGAGGACAGTGCCGTTCCCACGCAGGTACCCGGGCTCAGTGGTGTCACGACCCTTGGAGCGGGCGCGGAGCACTCCCTGGCCGCACGCTCGGACGGAACGCTTTGGGCATGGGGCGCGAATGGGGATGGACAGTTGGGCAACGGCTCCGTGACTTCGCGCACAGCGCCGGTCAAGGTGGGGACATCTCTTGGCAACGTCGTGGCACTGGCGGGAGGCAGCTCCCACTCCATGGCGCTGCGGGCGGACGGAATCGTCTATGCATGGGGAGCTGGCACCAGCGGACAGCTCGGCAATGGCTCAACAGCCCGTCGCCTTGCTCCAATCCAAATCTCCGGCCTGACCAACGTCAGCGCCATCGCCGCGGGCGACAGCCACTCCCTCGCCATCCTGGCGAATGGGGCCATCCGCGCGTGGGGCAACAACGCCTATGGCCAACTGGGAGATGGGAGCAACACGAACCGACTGTCTCCGGTTCCAGTGGCCACACAGAGCTCATGGACGTCCATTGCCTCCGGACTGACCTCTTCCATCGCTGTACGCTCCGATGGAACCGTCTGGGCATGGGGCTTCAATGCCTATGGCCAGTTGGGCGACGGAACGCGGGTGGACCGCACCCTCCCAGTCCAAGTCAGCGGCTTGAATCAAGGCCGGATGGTCGCCATGGGGAGCACACACACCCTTGCGCTCCTATCCTCTGGGCGAGTCCAGTCGTGGGGAGGCAACTTCTTCGGACAACTCGGCAGTGGCACGCAGGTGGACCGCACGACACCCGGTTCCACCAACGTCCAGTCAGGACGAACCAAGGTCGCCCCAGGCGGCATCAGCGGATACAGCGCCTTCACCTTGTTCTTGAGGCCAGATGGAACAGTCTGGGCGTCTGGAAGCAACCGCGAAGGCCAGCTTGGCAATGGAACCACCAATGACAGCGCCATCCCCGTTCCGACAACCGGCCTGAGCAACGTCGTGGACATCGCCGCGACGAATTCCACCTCCGTCGCGGCCCTGTCGGATGGAAGCGTATGGACCTGGGGTGGTCCCGACGCCACTCCCCTTCTCCCCCAGAAGCTCAGCGGTCTTGGCAACGTGGTCGCCGTCGCCGCCGAAGAGTGGGCCCTGTATGCGCTCAAGGTGGATGGAACCGTGTGGACGTGGTCCATCCATGAGCCGGGAAAAGCCCCCCTTCAGGTGCCAGGCCTTTCTGGCGTGGTGATGATCGAGAGCGGTGTGAGCCACACTCTCGCACTCCGAGCAGATGGCAGTGTCTGGGCATGGGGATCCAACGCCAACGGCCAGTTGGGTGATGGAACCACCACGTCACGCACAATCCCCGTTCAGGTTGGCGGCATGAGCAACATCGTGGCCATCTCGGGCGGCTCCTATTACTCCCTTGCACTTCGCGGAGATGGAACGGTCTGGAGCTGGGGTGCAAACGGCAACGGTGCTCTTGGAGATGGTACTCGGACGGATCGCCACACGCCCGTTCAAGTCATTGGATTGGCCGGAGCCACTGCGATTTCAGCAGGCCAATCCCCCTCCATGGCGTTGACCGACGAAGGCTCCGTCTGGGTCTGGGGCGATGGATTTCTTGGAGATGGGTCTCAGTCTGGCGTCAACCAACCTTTGCGCTTGGAGGGCGTGAGCGAAATCATCGCGGTCACGGCGGGCCGGGGATACTCCTTCGTGCAGCGTGCGGACGGAACGCTCCTGGCTTGGGGAGCCAATCGCGATGGGCAACTCGGCAACGGTGATTCCGACCGACGCGAGACCCCCTATCGACTCCCGACTTTGACCCACGTCGTGGATCTTGCCGCTGCGGAAAGCAACTCCGTGGCGCTGCGTTCCGACGGAACTGTCTGGGCCTGGGGCGCCGGCAATCAGTGGTCTCACGTGCCGAAGCAGATCGCTGGGCTCAGTCATGTCGTGGACGTCACTGCCGGCGATTGCCATTTCATGGCGCTACGTTCGGACGGGACGGTGTGGACCTGGGGTGCCACTCCCTGTGGAAGCGACTTCGAGAACCATGGACAGATGGGCAACGGGACCCGTCTCTACCACGACACGCCGGAACCAGTACCAGGGTTGAGTCGCGTGATGGCCATCGCCTCGGGAAAATACCATTCGCTCGCATTGAGAGGAGATGGCACGGTCTGGGGATGGGGCTACAATATCTCTGGCACCCTGGGTGACGGAACGACCCTTGACCGCCTCAGTCCTGTTCAGATTCCTGGATTGCATAACGTCATCTCCATCACTGCCGCCTACACGAATTCACTGGCACTCGATGCAACAGGCAGGGTTTGGGCCTGGGGCGATAATCAAGGAGGCATTCTGGGAACCGGGCAGAGCACATCCGAGTACCTTTCTCCCGTGCTACTTCCCTCCCTGACGGGGGTAGTGGAACTTGCATCGGGTGACTGGCATCACCTCGCCAGACGCTCGGATGGCACCCTTTGGGCTTGGGGCAGCAACACACGTGGCTCCGTAGGAAGCAACAGCCCTCTGCGTGTTGTCAGCACTCCCGTCCAAGTCATGGGTTCAGTGAGAAGCATGGGAGCTGGCGGAGGCTCCTCCTATGCGACTCGCAGTGATGGAACCTTGTGGGCTTGGGGCGATAATGACTTCGGTCAGCTGGGAGACGCCAGCACGACAAACCGGTTTGGCCCCGTGCATGTCTCTGGGCCCATCGACGTCGTGAACTCAGCGGCAGGCAGAGACCACGCCCTGCACCAAGCAAGCGATGGGACCGTCTGGGTTTCTGGGGACAACATCTTCGGGCAGCGAGGTGACGGCGCGCCAAGCGCGCAAGAGTCCAGGCCGGTGCCGGTTCTCTTGCCGCAGTAA
- a CDS encoding DUF1003 domain-containing protein has translation MPADVALLKEVPLFAALDDEERALLAAQLEEVHLRASEKVFSRGDPGGAIYIVSSGEVQISVEDTTGQVIVFETARRGDFFGELSLLDGDPRSADARAIQDTCALKVDRADLQLLFQRHPSSAMDVLTAIGRRLREADKMLHSRPTLSPNEMVEERLTTIQRLADGLAAFSGTFTFMLLHAAWFAAWISINLGWVPLLHPFDPFPFGLLTMVVSLEAIFLSCFVLISQSRQAAKDRIRSDVEYEANIRAGMEVTQLHTKLDHLYAQTMARLDAVERARHPTPPRPGTATSTPG, from the coding sequence ATGCCCGCCGACGTCGCCCTGCTCAAGGAAGTCCCCCTCTTCGCCGCCCTCGACGACGAGGAGCGCGCCCTGCTCGCCGCCCAGCTCGAGGAAGTCCACCTGCGGGCCAGCGAGAAGGTCTTCAGCCGAGGCGACCCCGGCGGCGCCATCTACATCGTCAGCTCCGGCGAAGTTCAAATCTCCGTCGAGGACACCACCGGCCAGGTCATCGTCTTCGAGACCGCCCGCCGCGGTGACTTCTTCGGCGAGCTCTCCCTCCTCGACGGAGACCCTCGCAGCGCCGACGCCCGCGCCATCCAGGACACCTGCGCCCTCAAGGTCGACCGCGCCGACCTCCAGCTCCTCTTCCAACGCCACCCCTCCAGCGCCATGGACGTCCTCACCGCCATCGGCCGCCGGCTGCGCGAAGCGGACAAGATGCTCCACAGCCGCCCCACCCTCAGCCCCAACGAGATGGTCGAGGAACGGCTCACCACCATCCAACGCCTCGCCGATGGCCTCGCCGCCTTCAGCGGCACCTTCACCTTCATGCTCCTCCACGCCGCCTGGTTCGCCGCGTGGATCTCCATCAACCTCGGCTGGGTCCCCCTCCTCCACCCCTTCGACCCCTTCCCCTTCGGCCTCCTCACCATGGTCGTCAGCCTGGAGGCCATCTTCCTCTCCTGCTTCGTCCTCATCAGCCAGAGCCGCCAGGCCGCCAAGGACCGCATCCGCTCCGACGTCGAATACGAAGCCAACATCCGCGCCGGCATGGAGGTCACCCAGCTCCACACCAAGCTCGACCACCTCTACGCGCAGACCATGGCCCGCCTCGACGCCGTGGAGCGAGCACGCCACCCCACCCCTCCTCGTCCCGGAACCGCGACAAGCACCCCGGGCTGA
- a CDS encoding VOC family protein has product MEFHRGRLFDHVHLRVKDLEVSKKFYQAIMDVLGVPMGTVGPGTFYADELFVTPADPGAPSGRGVHLAFQAKDRETVHRVYEAALKAGGKDNGGPGERKYHPGYYAAFFFDPDGNNIEAVYHGSGKRSADSVVIVA; this is encoded by the coding sequence ATGGAATTCCACCGAGGCCGGCTGTTCGACCACGTCCACCTGCGGGTCAAGGACCTGGAGGTGAGCAAGAAGTTCTACCAGGCGATCATGGACGTGCTGGGAGTACCCATGGGCACGGTGGGACCTGGCACGTTCTACGCGGACGAACTCTTCGTGACGCCCGCGGATCCGGGAGCACCGAGTGGGCGCGGTGTCCACCTGGCGTTCCAGGCGAAGGACCGTGAGACGGTCCACCGTGTCTACGAGGCGGCGCTCAAGGCCGGGGGCAAGGACAACGGCGGACCTGGGGAACGGAAGTACCACCCGGGTTACTACGCCGCGTTCTTCTTCGACCCGGACGGAAACAACATCGAGGCCGTCTACCACGGCTCCGGCAAGCGCTCCGCGGACTCCGTGGTCATCGTCGCGTAG
- a CDS encoding 1,4-dihydroxy-2-naphthoyl-CoA synthase, with protein sequence MVSAIFNPARWKPIEGHKFKDITFHRAVDQGTVRIAFNRPEVRNAFRPRTVDELSRALEATRFMTDVGCVLITGNGPSPKDGGWAFCSGGDQRIRGKDGYKYEGEEGESDPAKLGRLHILEVQRQIRFLPKAVIAVVPGWAVGGGHSLHVVCDMTIASQEHAVFKQTDADVASFDGGYGSALLARQVGQKRAREIFFVGGNYSAQEAFQMGMVNAVVPHEKLEDFALEWAAEINTKSPTAIKMLKYAFNLPDDGMVGQQLFAGEATRLAYGTDEAQEGRDAFVQKRKRDFKKFPWGY encoded by the coding sequence ATGGTCTCGGCCATCTTCAATCCGGCCCGCTGGAAGCCCATCGAGGGCCACAAGTTCAAGGACATCACGTTCCACCGCGCGGTGGACCAGGGCACGGTGCGCATCGCGTTCAACCGGCCGGAGGTCCGCAATGCGTTTCGTCCGCGCACGGTGGATGAGCTGTCGCGGGCCCTGGAGGCCACGCGGTTCATGACGGACGTGGGGTGTGTGCTGATTACCGGCAACGGGCCGTCGCCGAAGGATGGCGGCTGGGCGTTCTGCTCCGGTGGAGACCAGCGCATCCGAGGGAAGGACGGGTACAAGTACGAGGGGGAGGAGGGGGAGTCGGACCCGGCGAAGCTGGGGCGGCTGCACATCCTGGAGGTGCAGCGGCAGATCCGCTTCCTGCCCAAGGCGGTGATTGCCGTGGTGCCGGGGTGGGCGGTGGGAGGCGGGCACAGCCTGCATGTCGTCTGTGACATGACCATCGCGAGCCAGGAGCACGCGGTGTTCAAGCAGACGGACGCGGACGTGGCGAGCTTCGACGGAGGCTACGGGTCGGCGCTGCTGGCGCGGCAGGTGGGGCAGAAGCGGGCGCGGGAGATCTTCTTCGTGGGGGGGAACTACTCGGCGCAGGAGGCCTTCCAGATGGGGATGGTCAACGCCGTGGTGCCGCACGAGAAGCTGGAGGACTTCGCGCTGGAGTGGGCGGCGGAGATCAACACGAAGAGCCCGACGGCCATCAAGATGCTGAAGTATGCGTTCAACCTGCCGGATGACGGCATGGTGGGACAGCAGCTCTTCGCCGGTGAGGCGACGCGGCTGGCGTATGGGACGGACGAGGCCCAGGAGGGCCGGGATGCGTTCGTCCAGAAGCGCAAGCGGGACTTCAAGAAGTTCCCCTGGGGATACTGA
- a CDS encoding DUF418 domain-containing protein: MNPAPPPSTLAEARPTDSGERLLLLDTLRGFALCGVFISNTFVWFSGRVFLPRAQLEALFANGTVIDKVLLPIVSMLVTGRFITIFSFLFGLGFAVQLGRAEARGASVTGLYGRRLGVLFGIGICHLVLIWYGDILSSYALLGGWLLLFRKRADRTVLWWALGLVFGGPLVVAFIQKMPQLLAATPEAAAALTKAEMERSAALKAELLPTFQTGSWWAIVKAGLAFYKSEFLLVMGFNLPVIFGRFLLGYYAGRRRLFHDAEQHIVFFRRLFFWALGLGIVTSGVGAVMQQLFIRKILNPETLPTWVPFAMQPIRTMGEVAIAATYVSGITLLFQKAAWQKLLVLLAPVGRMALTNYLCQSIISVLVFNGFGLGLFGTMRPFMTVLYCLGIFSAQILVSHLWLARFRFGPAEWVWRSLTYGKAQPMRKEMGPAEPALAP, from the coding sequence ATGAACCCAGCTCCGCCACCGTCCACCCTCGCCGAGGCTCGGCCCACCGACTCCGGCGAACGACTGTTGTTGCTCGACACGCTGCGAGGCTTCGCGCTCTGCGGCGTGTTCATCTCGAATACCTTCGTGTGGTTCAGCGGCCGGGTATTCCTTCCCCGAGCACAGCTTGAAGCGCTGTTCGCGAATGGGACGGTGATTGACAAGGTTTTGTTACCCATTGTTTCGATGCTGGTGACAGGCCGGTTCATCACCATCTTCTCGTTCCTGTTTGGCCTGGGGTTCGCGGTGCAGTTGGGGCGGGCGGAGGCGCGCGGAGCCTCCGTCACCGGGTTGTATGGGCGGCGGCTCGGGGTGTTGTTCGGGATTGGGATCTGCCACCTCGTGCTCATCTGGTACGGAGACATCCTCAGCAGCTACGCCCTCCTGGGCGGCTGGCTGTTGCTGTTCCGGAAGCGGGCAGACCGGACGGTTTTGTGGTGGGCCTTGGGGCTCGTCTTCGGCGGGCCCCTCGTCGTCGCGTTCATCCAGAAGATGCCGCAGCTCCTGGCGGCCACACCGGAGGCCGCGGCGGCCCTCACGAAGGCGGAGATGGAGCGGTCCGCGGCGCTGAAGGCAGAGCTGCTGCCGACGTTCCAGACCGGAAGCTGGTGGGCCATCGTGAAGGCGGGGCTCGCCTTCTACAAGTCGGAGTTCCTGCTCGTCATGGGGTTCAACCTGCCCGTGATCTTCGGCCGTTTCCTGCTGGGCTACTACGCGGGCCGGCGGCGGCTGTTCCATGACGCCGAGCAGCACATCGTGTTCTTCCGCCGGCTCTTCTTCTGGGCCCTGGGCCTGGGCATTGTGACGAGCGGCGTGGGCGCGGTGATGCAGCAGCTGTTCATCCGGAAGATCCTCAACCCGGAGACCCTGCCCACCTGGGTGCCGTTCGCGATGCAGCCCATCCGCACCATGGGCGAGGTGGCCATCGCCGCCACCTATGTGTCGGGCATCACCCTGCTCTTCCAGAAGGCCGCGTGGCAGAAGCTGCTGGTCCTGCTGGCCCCGGTGGGGCGCATGGCGCTGACGAACTACCTGTGCCAGTCCATCATCAGCGTCCTGGTGTTCAATGGCTTTGGCCTGGGGCTCTTCGGCACGATGAGACCGTTCATGACGGTCCTCTACTGCCTGGGCATCTTCTCCGCGCAGATACTGGTGAGCCACCTGTGGCTGGCGCGCTTCCGCTTCGGTCCCGCGGAGTGGGTGTGGCGCTCGCTCACGTACGGCAAGGCCCAGCCGATGCGCAAGGAGATGGGGCCGGCCGAGCCCGCGCTGGCCCCGTAG